atttttagaaaaatatttcaagaaatttCATAATTCTATGTCTAGAAAtaactcatgaaaataatcaatcCAAACTTATAAATtacaaaatttataaattacaagGAAATAATCAAGCTTGTTACACAGAATACACATAAGATCGATGACAAGGATTaacaattaaataattacttaTAAAAGAGCTATACATCAATAGAAAGAACAACTTTCAAGGTAATAACCTCAttacagaaatgcaaggtaatgCTGTGTATAATAGTGCACTTTAATTtacaatattttgataaatctTGAATACTTGATGGCAGCTTATAGTGCTGTAATTTCTATTCTTCAAACTCTTGACGAACGAAATATTCATGAACTCTTTCATGTTCATACTGCTGAAACGCTCGATTCTCTTCGTGCTACTGCTGAATATTTCCAAAAAGTTCTTGATGAATTTGTATTTGGAAAAATCAAATCTTTGGAGGAAAAAATTAGAGATGCTGCTAGTGAGGCAGAAGATGTTGTTAAGCCGAAAATTCGTCAAATCATCAAGTTATCCAAAGCTGTCAGATAAGTTGGAAGGTGATATCGTGCAGGGAAATTGATGATGACTTGGAGATCATAGTTAAAAGATTGACAGGACCATCACGGGATCTAGACGTCGTCACAATAACAGGCATGGGTGGCATTGGCGAAACAACACTCGCTAGAAAAGCTTATGATCATCTTACAATCTATCAGGTATCATTTTGACATTCTTGCTTGGGTTACAATATCTCAAGAATTTCGATGTAGAAATGTATTGTTAGAAGCTTTACATTGCATTTCAAAGTCAACAGTTGGTTTTAACACAAAAGATTATGATAAGATGGATGACAATGAGTTAGCTGACATGGTGCAAAAGAACCTAAAGGGTCGAAGAtacattgttgttgttgatgattgTTATAAGCTATTACCCCCTGTTTCCAGATCAATCTACTTATTTTCTCGATTGGATCTACCTCTTGTAACCCGTATTAAGCTTCACAGGAGATTGCCCATCTACCGTCGTGATCCTATAATACATGATTTTTTTCTCTCGTTTCAATCTTCTCAGGGTATTGTTTTCCCAGTCCTACAAGAGAAAGTCTTGTGACAGGGATGCCAAATCTACAGGAATTTTCGGGTCTTTGTACAAATGAAGTCTTTTCTGGCATTCCCAATATAAAGAGATTGATCATTTATCTACCTTTTTCCGGAATAGAATCTCCCCATCAGCAATTGGATATGTCCAGATTGACAAAACTCGAAGCATTCAAGTTTTATGGGCCACATATTTTAGAATACAGCTTCAAGGGACTTGGTTTTCCAACATCACTTAGGAAGTTGTTTTTAAAACGGTGTTGTGATTTTGTTTGGGAAGACATATCATCAACTGTTATGATGTTGCCAAATCTTGAAGAGCTCAAACTTAAAAATTGTTATCCTGTGAGTGATGAATGGAGATTGAGTGATGAACACAAGTTCAAAAGCATGAAGTTGTTGTTACTGAGTGGCTCAGGTCTTAAGCATTGGGAAGCTAGCAGTGATAACTTCCCAAATTTAAAACGCCTCGTTCTGAAGAATTGCTACAGGATGCAAGAAATTCCAGGAGATTTTGGGGAAATTGGTACTTTGGAGTCAATTGAGTTATACAATTGCAGCACTACTGCTGAGGATTCTGcaaaataatattgaaaaagAACAAGAGGACATGGGAAACAATATCCTTAAGGTCTACATCCATAACAGTCGCAGTAAGTTTTAAACCTCTCCATAaagttcttcgattcttccCATTATTAATTACCTCTTTAAAACTAAGATGATGACTTCTACTTTTTATCTTGCTTATGCGGAGAACGGAAGCTTATTTCAAGGGACCATCTAATGCTACCTTCCAAATGCATAACcttttagtttatattttgaAAAGTAAAATCTTTCGTTTTTATGTTCTGATCGTTTGTCAAATTCATGTTTAAGGAATTAGCATGTTTAGTACATGTCTCGCCCacttgtgatatcgtattttgtATACTGTAACTATTGATGTACTGTAATATCTATTTTGTGTTATGTGATTGTTCAAAATGATTAAGGTTTCAATCTATTATGCATTGCCTATGGAATATAGGAATCACTGGTTTCACACTTTGAATCTGTTTTCCTCTGTTCAACTATATAAGTGTTTTATGTTGATGGCCCTCATGAATTCATGCAAAACATCTTGTTTACGTCAAAGGGGTGCTCTTCCACTTCACCAAAAATGTCATAAGCTACTTTATAAGGTTTATCAAATTGAACAAGATATCTAGAGAAGCCAGTTGCATCAAGCACCACTGATGCCCGAATTTCATATAAAGCACAATCTTGAACTACTTACCAGAAAACATAATATGGATGATCACATTACATACAGATTACGCATTATTGACACTAACGCGTAATCTGAAATCATTGTTGCCTTTATAGATAGAATGGCGGTCATGTATGAAAGATAAAACTCCACGGTGTTACATATTGCTCTTTGCATTCGATTGATGAAGTACTACGGGTGATTAGTTGAATGGACCGATCCTGTATTGTTCAATGTATTCTCAGCCTATTGTCCTGATCTCGCGTTGAGTTTCAAACTAGAATTTAATCAACAATATAATGCAGCATCAGAATCCATAGCTCTACACTCTCACCTTTTTTTTGGCTTACTGAATTAAGGATACATTATTATACAACTTAAGTAAATTTCTTAACATAAATATAAGATTTGAGTCAAAATTATCTAAGTTGTTCAGATAAGGTAACCTAGGTCCGATAGAAGGCTTTTTGGTTTAAATATTTTCGATTTAATGTTTTCGATATTTCTGTTTGAAAAGTTCATTATGCAATTGTGAACTCTTACATAGTCCAACTAATGTCAACTACCCtctttattgctataaatataGTGATAGGTACTACACAATAGTTATTTAAATGTCATGTTTGACGTAAGTGGAAGGATACAGTGAGCTAGAGTTCAGGTGGATGTACTTAATAATAAGGGTAAAATCGATATAAAATggtaaattatctcttgattttttttaatttgacaagtaaaaacgGACATCTGTTTTTGATATtatggacaagtaaaaatgaacggaGGATGTTTAATGTAACCCTTACTTAATCTGATTAATGTCAACAACCATCTTTATTGCAATAATAAATATAGTGATAGGTACTAGACTACAGTTATTTCAATGCCATTTCCTGAAATTTCTTTTCCAGCAATTTCATGGTAGTTTCTACTATCAATTCTAAGTACTACTTTTTGAAATTTCTTTGGGAGCAATTTTGTGTTAGTTTGTACTGTCAATTCTAAGTACTACTTTTCGaaatttcaaagaaattcatttttttcttaaaacagAATATTATACAAAGGGTGGGAAACCTTGGCAGCTCCATTGTTGGCGAGGATTCAATTCCCCACCTTGTAATCTCCTTTCCTCTTTTCCCTTTACCTACcccattttttttgaaaacagGATGTCATACAAGTTTCTATAAATACAAAAGATTAATATTTGATATCTTGAATTACATCCTCTCTATtccttcaaaatttattttgtttcaaTTCCTTTCAATATTGACTTGATGGCAGCTTATACTGCTGTAATATCTCTTCTTCAAACCCTTGATCAAAGAAATATTCCAGAACTCTCTCATGGTCACACTGCTAAAACACTCGATTCTCTTCATGCTACTGCTGAATATTTTCAACATGTTCTTGAAAAAATTAGCTTTCACCCTGAAAAGATCAAATCTTTGGAAGAAAAAATTAGAGTTGCTTCTAGTGAGACAGAAGATGTTGTTGAAATGAAGATTACTCAAATCATCAAAGGCTCAAGCTGGACATTTGGAATTTTACAACACCAGGATTTGCTATCAGTTGTTGAAAAAATGGATACAACAAAGAAACAAGTGATGGAGATTGTTTCACATGATACTGATGATCAAGTTGTTGAATTATCCGGGGATTCCTTGATTGGCACTTCTTCTACAAGTTATCCAATGTTGGAAGATGATACTGTGAAGGGACTTGATGATGACTTGGAGATCATAATTAATAGGTTGATAGGACGATCACGGGATCTAGACGTTGTCACAATATCAGGCATGGGTGGCATTGGCAAAACAACACTCGCTAGAAAAGCTTATGATCATCTTACAATCAGGTATCGCTTTGACATTCTTGCTTGGGTTACAATATCTCAAGAATTTCGGTGTAGAAATGTATTGTTAGAAGCTTTACGTTGCATTTCAAAGCAAACAGTTAGTTTTAAAACAAAAGATTACGATGAGATGGATGACAATGAGATAGCTGACCTAGTGCAGAAAAAACTAAAGGGTCGAAGAtacattgttgttgttgatgatatTTGGAGTAGGGATGCTTGGGATAGTATAAGAGGAATATTTCCTAATTACAACAATGGAAGTAGAATCTTATTGACTACTAGGGAAACTGACGTAGCGATGTACGCAAATACTAGTAGCCCTCATGAGATGAGCCTTTTGAGTTTAGAAAACGGTTGGAGGTTACTTTGTGATAAGGTGTTTGGAGCAAAATATGATCATCCTCCTGAATTGGAAGAAATTGGTAAGGAAATAGTAGAAAAATGTAAAGGACTACCCTTGACAATCTCAATGATTGCGGGACATCTCTCTAAAGTGGCCAGGACATTAGAAGGCTGGAAGGATGTTGCCCGAAACTTGAGTGAAATCATTGCTAGTCATCCAGATAAATGCATGGGAGTGCTCGGTTTGAGTTACCACCACTTGCCTAATCGCCTCAAACCTTGCTTTCTTTCTATGGGTGATTTCCCAgaagattttcaagttgataCTCGGAGATTGATCCAATTATGGATTGCAGAAGGTTTCATAAGGACGTCTGGAAGTGGTAAAAGTTTGGAGGAAGTGGCGATAGATTATTTGGAGGACCTTATTAGTAGGAACTTGATACAGGCTAGAAAGAGGAGATTCAATGGTGAGATAAAAGCATGTGGAATACATGATCTACTGCGTGATTTCTGTTTAATAGAAGCTGAAATGACAAAGCATATGCATGTAGAGAGAACTCACCCTACCCTTCCAACACAAAAGCATAATGTTCGTCGCTTCAGTTTTCAAACCAAATCTTATTCAGTTGATGATTGCTATAAGCTATTACCCCCTGTTGCCAGATCTATATACTTATTTTCTCGGCTGAATCTACCTCTTGACCATATTAAGCTTCACAGGAGATTGCCCCGTCATTCTATAATACATGACTTTTTCTCTCGTTTCAACCTTCTCAGGGTATTGTCCATCTTCAATGAATATGTAAAGTTCAAGTCATTTCCACTTGTGATTACAAAGTTGTTTCATTTGAGATATCTCCAAGTTCGATTTGGTGGCAATATTCCTGAATCTATCTTAGAGCTTCAAAATTTGCAAACTCTAATTTGTAGTGGTCGTACTTTACCTGGGAAGATATGGATGATGAAGAACTTGAGGTATATACGCCTGGAGGGACCCTCTTATTTACCCAGTCCTAGAACAGAAAGTCTTGTGACAGGGATGCCAAAGCTAGAGGAACTTTCTGGTCTTTGTTACACCAGTTGTACAAATGAAGTCTTTTCTGGCATTCCCAATGTAAAGAGATTGATCATTCATGTACCTGAGTACAAACAAGAATTTCCCGACCGGCTATTGGATATGTCCAGATTGACAAAACTCGAAGCATTCAAGTTTAACGGGTCACCGTTTTTGCAAGACACCATCAAGAGATTTGTTTTTCCAACATCACTTAGGAGGTTGTCTTTAAGTTTGTGTTGTAATTTTGTTTGGGCAGATATATCATCAACTTTTATGATGTTGCCAAATCTTGAagagctcaaatttaaagattgTCGAGCATCAAGTCATGAATGGAGTTTGAGTGATAAAGATAAGTTCAAAAGCTTGAAGTTGTTGTTACTGGAGGTCATATGTCTTGAGCGTTTAGAAGCTAGCAGTGATAACTTCCCAAATCTAAAACGCCTCGTTCTGAAGGGTTGCTTCTATCTGCAAGAAATTCCAGCAGATTTTGGGGAAATTTGTACTTTGGAATCAATTGAGTTACATGATTGCAGCACTACCGCTGAGGATTCTGCAAGAAATATTGAACAAGAACAAGAGGACATGGGAAATAATTCCCTTAAGGTTTACATCCATAACAGTCTCGGTAATATTTAATTCTCTATAAAAAGTTCTTCGATTCTTCATCATTATTAAATTTACCTCCTTGAAATTAAGATGATGACTTCTACTTTTTATCTTGCATATGCAGAGAATAGTTGTTTCATTTGAGATATCTCCAAGTTCCATTTGACAGAGAAGATATTCCTGAATCAATCTCAGAGCTTCAGAATTTGCAAACTCTAATTTTTAGAGTTAGTTATTCCAACGATACAACTTTATGAAGATATGGATGATGAAGAACTCTGGATGGACCCTCTTATTTACCCAGTCCTAGAACAGAAAGTCTTGTGACACAGATGGCAAATCTACAGGATTTTTCTGGTCGTTGTACAAATGAAGTCTTTTCTGGCATTCCCTATCTAAAGAGATTGATCATTCATCTATTATGCATTGGGAATCACTGGTTTCACACTTTGAATCTATTTTCCTCTGTTCAACTATATAAGTGTTTTTCATTGATGGCCGGTGCTTTCACACATTGTCCGTCAAATGAGAACCTCACCGATCCATGAAAACCATCAAAGGGGTGCTTATAACTTTGGCTTGGTGGAATTTAACACCATTTTGTATGCATTTCTGCATCATTTTCGATTTCAACTGCTTCCGGTTAACCTTACTGTAAGGTCTATCAAACAGAGAATTCTGCCTCTGAAACTTGCTGCCCCACCACCAACCTCAGCAAGATTTACAACAACCCCTTCTGAAGGGTCATACATAGGAAGCTCAAAATCAAGTTATGTCCAAGTACTCCAATGATCTCGGTTCTCTCGCGTGGACACCTTGATACTAATTAAATTACTAGTTTTGAGAAAGTGTGTTGCACGTTTGACCCCTACTGCTGTATAAAATTTAGATAGGCCTAACTCTCATAGAACATGAAAATGACCATAGTTATTAATTAAGTTGCTAAAAGTTCAACTTGGccattaaaaaaattgtacaCATTTCCTTAGGGTAAGCAACAAAAGAATATATGGAAAATAAAGTTAGAGTGTTATAAAAGGAAGCTAAAAGTAATAATACTAAAAGTAAAAGCAATAGAAATATAGAGGCAATTAGAGATGaaagtttttattatttcctCCAAGTATACTCAAGTCTCTTTATGTATACAATGTTATGTCCAATACCACCATTTATAGAATATAATTGAGTAAAATCAAAGGGTGTCATCAATATGACATTAATTCCTTGAGAATATGGGGAAAATTATGAAGGTGTGCAATGGTGAcatttagacacctcaacttgaTTTCAACTGACAACTAAACACTCCAACTCGTTCATACGTACATTGTGTCTTGTGGACACCCGACATTGACATGATATATAAATTTTGGAGGTGTCTAGatgatcattttgtaagttAGATTATTTAACTGACACAATAGAGATAAGTTGAGGTGTCTGCCGTTTGGCCCCAAGTTCCCAAATATTCTTGACAAGTTATTTTTGGGAGAAATTTTGGTGAA
This sequence is a window from Solanum dulcamara chromosome 10, daSolDulc1.2, whole genome shotgun sequence. Protein-coding genes within it:
- the LOC129871760 gene encoding putative late blight resistance protein homolog R1A-3; protein product: MAAYTAVISLLQTLDQRNIPELSHGHTAKTLDSLHATAEYFQHVLEKISFHPEKIKSLEEKIRVASSETEDVVEMKITQIIKGSSWTFGILQHQDLLSVVEKMDTTKKQVMEIVSHDTDDQVVELSGDSLIGTSSTSYPMLEDDTVKGLDDDLEIIINRLIGRSRDLDVVTISGMGGIGKTTLARKAYDHLTIRYRFDILAWVTISQEFRCRNVLLEALRCISKQTVSFKTKDYDEMDDNEIADLVQKKLKGRRYIVVVDDIWSRDAWDSIRGIFPNYNNGSRILLTTRETDVAMYANTSSPHEMSLLSLENGWRLLCDKVFGAKYDHPPELEEIGKEIVEKCKGLPLTISMIAGHLSKVARTLEGWKDVARNLSEIIASHPDKCMGVLGLSYHHLPNRLKPCFLSMGDFPEDFQVDTRRLIQLWIAEGFIRTSGSGKSLEEVAIDYLEDLISRNLIQARKRRFNGEIKACGIHDLLRDFCLIEAEMTKHMHVERTHPTLPTQKHNVRRFSFQTKSYSVDDCYKLLPPVARSIYLFSRLNLPLDHIKLHRRLPRHSIIHDFFSRFNLLRVLSIFNEYVKFKSFPLVITKLFHLRYLQVRFGGNIPESILELQNLQTLICSGRTLPGKIWMMKNLRYIRLEGPSYLPSPRTESLVTGMPKLEELSGLCYTSCTNEVFSGIPNVKRLIIHVPEYKQEFPDRLLDMSRLTKLEAFKFNGSPFLQDTIKRFVFPTSLRRLSLSLCCNFVWADISSTFMMLPNLEELKFKDCRASSHEWSLSDKDKFKSLKLLLLEVICLERLEASSDNFPNLKRLVLKGCFYLQEIPADFGEICTLESIELHDCSTTAEDSARNIEQEQEDMGNNSLKVYIHNSLENSCFI